A single genomic interval of Prionailurus viverrinus isolate Anna chromosome A2, UM_Priviv_1.0, whole genome shotgun sequence harbors:
- the AGR2 gene encoding anterior gradient protein 2 homolog, whose protein sequence is MEKISVSAFLLLVALSYTLAKDITVKSGAKKDTKDSAPKLPQTLSRGWGDQLIWTQTYEEALYKSKTSNKPLMIIHHLDECPHSQALKKVFAENKEIQKLAEQFVLLNLVYETTDKHLSPDGQYVPRIMFVDPSLTVRADITGRYSNRLYAYEPSDVALLLDNMKKALKLLKTEL, encoded by the exons ATGGAGAAGATCTCAGTGTCAGCATTCTTGCTCCTTGTCGCCCTCTCTTACACACTGGCCAAAGATATCACAGTCAAATCAGGAGCTAAGAAGGACACAAAGGACTCGGCACCCAAACTGCCCCAGACCCTCTCCAGAG GTTGGGGTGACCAACTCATCTGGACTCAGACATACGAAGAAGCTTTATACAAATCCAAGACAAG CAACAAACCCTTAATGATTATTCATCACTTGGATGAATGCCCACACAGTCAAG CTTTAAAGAAAGTGTttgctgaaaataaagaaatccagAAATTGGCAGAGCAGTTCGTCCTCCTCAATCTAGTT TATGAAACAACTGATAAACACCTTTCTCCTGATGGCCAGTATGTCCCCAGAATCATGTTTGTTG ACCCATCCCTGACAGTTAGAGCTGACATCACTGGAAGATACTCGAATCGTCTCTACGCTTACGAACCTTCAGATGTAGCGCTCT TGCTTGACAACATGAAGAAAGCGCTCAAATTGCTGAAGACTGAATTGTAA